The sequence TCTAGAATCGATCTATCTGATTAAAGTTTACAAGAATTCTTAGGAACTTTATTTTAGAGTTTATAAACTCATCGTCAATTGTAGACCTAGCTGACTGGATTTTGTATCAATTTGGTATTACGTGATCCAAAACCTGTGAACTCAtagatttaaatatcatatttcTTTTACAGTTCAATTTGTGTTaaggtttttatcattggtttTACTTCGAGTATAAGCTCATTTGGCATTGTAGAATTTTATTAGCAACATTTTCATTGAAACTGTGATATGAAGATGCTCAATCCAGTATCAGAACGACATGTGTTTTGATATGAACTGGCTGAGTTTATCATAGTATATCGAATTTGATGTGAACATAAAAACACAGATACTTTAGGAAGTGATAGCAAGGAGGAAGTGATAGGGAGAAGCCTGCTGGACATTTCAACTTCAAATCAGTGGAAATGGATCAGAGTAATTCATCTTTTACTTTTTGTTGAGTTTCATTGTTTCAGTAGCTTTATCTCTAAACTGGATAAAATTCTgcaatgtgatgtaaaataattcgTTTCTGTTCGCTTAACTATGTCCTTTACATAGTATATCGAATTTGATGTGAACATAAAAACACAGATACTTTAGGAAGTGATAGCAAGGAGGAAGTGATAGGGAGAAGCCTGCTGGACATTTCAACTTCAAATCAGTGGAAATGGATCAGAGTAATTCATCTTTTACTTTTTGTTGAGTTTCATTGTTTCAGTAGCTTTATCTCTAAACTGGATAAAATTCTgcaatgtgatgtaaaataattcgTTTCTGTTCGCTTAACTATGTCCTTTACAGACTATATGCTTATCACTGTTTAAATGTATCATATCTTACAATTTCTTTGTTATCAATTGATATGGGTTATCCCTATTATTTTGTTTATTCTAGCATAATCTGATACTATCACAATCTTATGTTCTCTTTATTATTTCAATATGACTCGAGTGagataattttatttatattaataaatttgaCCGATAGACAGCCATTCTATATTTAGAAGGTTTGATTAATGTGTAATAGCTGTTCTAGTTAGTATTGCCTTAGTGTCGTATAACATGAATGTAACCTCATATGAAAGAGTATGTGTGAAAGTAATAAAAGTTGAGCTACACAGGGGTTAGCTTCCCTTGGTTTTGAGAAGTATACATCCACAACCGCACTCCAGTTTTCAGTTTTTTATTCCATTAGAGAATTATGTAGTTGCTAGATCACTTAACATCTAAAATCTTTCTTCACCACAACCCCACATGTGAGTTATGGTTGACACAGCCTTTCCAATAATCTTTGCTGTTCTATTATTAACTCATTCATAATGGGAAATAATCAAGGGTATATTGTTCACCAGAATTAGTGAAGTAGTATATTTCATTACAGTATTTCTTATTCGTAAATGCTTTCACTAAAATATGTCCACTTGTAAGGCAGTTAGCCCAGATCTTCATTATCTGCAAGAGAGAATGAGTAGACTTGAAATCCTACCCAGGCATTAATTGAATTCTAGGTCGTATACAAAAGATCCTGGAGAATTTTCACTTTTCAACATgataaaaatctgatttttttaacaaaagaatcCTGGGGTTACACTTACAACTAATGTCTATAAATTGGGACTTTCTGGTTTCACAGATGCGGCAATGGAGGAGGGGAAGGTTTTGAAAAATGGCCTTGAATTGGTGAAATCACTTTCGGATAAGCATCTTGATCTTTTGAGGCCTTCATCTCGCTTATTTTCCATGTTTAAAGGTAGATATCATGTGTGATGTAGTGGATCTATTGAGAATTATTACCAGCAGTTTACTTTGTCAAATGGATATCAATCAATTGAAGAACCAAATGATGAGAACATATATCCCTGTAATGACGAAATACTTGTTCTACATATATTTTGGTTAGATCTCCGTAGTATGTGTACAATTGACTAAGCGACAATCTCTATATTCTTTTTGTTGACCTCCCAACATGAATGCTTTTGTCATACTCTCACCTTCATTTCCAAGATGTTAAGTATTCCATTTATTTACGCCATTATCTTTTATATGCTTATGTTAATGTCTCCTAAATATCTAGGGCCCATAAAATGAAAATCTTGGATAACCTAAGTGAGTGGATGGCTTGTCTTATCTGTAATGCATATTGCATATGCATTTGTGTGTATCTAATTTGAGAAATTATGGATGGGAGTGAGTGACTATACTTATGTAGGAGACATATTTTGATGGCAGGGCATACATCAAATAACAATGATCGTGAGAAAGGCAAGTATGCACTTATTAAGGATGCTGATGACTTCCAACAAGGACTTTATGACAAGCCGCTtccttgttttggttgtggaattgGTTGGTTTTCGTAAGTATCGGTTACACTTGAATTCACTTTAtctatcccccccccccccccccccccccccccccaaacacACAAAAACACCACCCCCCACACCACAAATCTTTTCTCTGTGCGTATGATTAATATTCAGACTATTCCTTTTCAGTTTTTTAGTAGGATTTGCATGCCCTTTGACATGGTACTATGCAACATTTCTCTACTTTGGAAACTATTATCGGAAAGATCCTAGGGAGCGTGCTGGTCTTGCTGCTTCTGCAATTGCTGtaagtctctctctctctctctgtgtGTGTGGGTGTGGGTGGGTGGGTGGGTGGGTGGGTGGGTGGGTGGGTGTCTGAGTGTTTACAATTTATAGGTGTAAAATGGGTTGGGCCAACTAGTGAACAGTGTAGTGTCCATGTTTTAGATTTCATAGCAGCTTTTATTTGATTATGAGAAAATACACTCTATGATTCATGGATGCTGTTATTAGAAAAAGACATATTTTAATCAAGTATGCATGAGGTTGTAATTGTTTGTAAATCCTCCCATTT comes from Rutidosis leptorrhynchoides isolate AG116_Rl617_1_P2 chromosome 4, CSIRO_AGI_Rlap_v1, whole genome shotgun sequence and encodes:
- the LOC139904366 gene encoding uncharacterized protein — protein: MSRLENKLGLSGFTDAAMEEGKVLKNGLELVKSLSDKHLDLLRPSSRLFSMFKGHTSNNNDREKGKYALIKDADDFQQGLYDKPLPCFGCGIGWFSFLVGFACPLTWYYATFLYFGNYYRKDPRERAGLAASAIAAMGCSVILFIVAMIMLF